The Saccharothrix variisporea genome has a segment encoding these proteins:
- a CDS encoding TIGR03085 family metal-binding protein, with product MGVAQDERKLLCDLFTELGPDAPTLCDPWRTRDLAAHLVLRERRPDAALGILAKPLAGHTQKVQDAYAAKPWAELVDLVRSGPPAWSPYALLDDVLNTVEYFVHHEDVRRAADDWTPRSPDPRRDAALWKGLSRTAKLTYRNSPVGVVLRRPDGEAVTVKSGPSPVILTGQVSELLMHAFGRARAEVDYDGDRDAVTAVKTLDRGL from the coding sequence ATGGGCGTCGCACAGGACGAACGCAAGCTGCTCTGCGACCTGTTCACCGAGCTGGGACCGGACGCACCGACCCTGTGCGACCCGTGGCGCACCCGCGACCTCGCCGCCCACCTCGTGCTGCGCGAACGCCGGCCCGACGCGGCCCTGGGCATCCTGGCCAAGCCCCTCGCCGGGCACACGCAGAAGGTCCAGGACGCCTACGCCGCCAAGCCGTGGGCCGAGCTGGTGGACCTGGTGCGGAGCGGACCGCCGGCGTGGTCCCCGTACGCGCTGCTCGACGACGTCCTCAACACGGTCGAGTACTTCGTGCACCACGAGGACGTGCGGCGCGCGGCCGACGACTGGACGCCCCGCTCGCCCGACCCGCGCCGGGACGCCGCCCTGTGGAAGGGGCTGAGCCGCACGGCGAAGCTGACCTACCGCAACAGCCCGGTGGGCGTCGTGCTGCGCCGCCCGGACGGCGAGGCGGTGACCGTGAAGTCCGGCCCGAGCCCGGTGATCCTGACCGGTCAGGTCTCGGAACTGCTGATGCACGCCTTCGGCCGGGCCCGCGCCGAGGTGGACTACGACGGCGACCGGGACGCCGTCACGGCCGTGAAGACCCTCGACCGGGGCCTGTAA
- the dapA gene encoding 4-hydroxy-tetrahydrodipicolinate synthase — MTGCPTASPGRPFGRVLTAMVTPFDASGALDLDKAQELAKHLVDLGNDGLVVNGTTGESPTTTEAEKADLIRAVVQAVGDRATVVSGAGTYDTAHSVHLARNAADAGAHGLLVVTPYYSRPPQAGVEAHFKAVADATDLPVMLYDIPPRAVTPIEVDTLLRLAEHPRILAVKDAKGDLLAGSKVIAATDLAYYSGDDPLNLPWLSVGAVGFVSVVSHIAADRLRAMLDAFESGDVVRARQIHQELLPLLRPFTRMPGVTYAKTALRLKGLDVGNPRLPLVPASTEDIEAVSAVTAELGVNA, encoded by the coding sequence ATGACCGGATGCCCGACCGCCTCACCCGGCCGACCCTTCGGCCGCGTGCTCACCGCCATGGTCACCCCGTTCGACGCCTCCGGGGCGCTGGACCTGGACAAGGCGCAGGAGCTGGCGAAACACCTGGTCGACCTGGGCAACGACGGTCTGGTCGTCAACGGCACCACGGGCGAGAGCCCGACCACCACCGAAGCCGAGAAGGCGGACCTGATCCGGGCCGTGGTGCAGGCCGTGGGCGACCGCGCCACCGTGGTCAGCGGCGCCGGCACCTACGACACCGCGCACAGCGTCCACCTGGCCCGCAACGCCGCCGACGCCGGTGCGCACGGCCTGCTGGTGGTCACCCCGTACTACTCGCGTCCCCCGCAGGCGGGCGTGGAAGCGCACTTCAAGGCGGTCGCGGACGCCACCGACCTGCCCGTGATGCTCTACGACATCCCGCCGCGCGCGGTCACGCCGATCGAGGTGGACACCCTCCTGCGCCTGGCCGAGCACCCGCGGATCCTGGCCGTCAAGGACGCCAAGGGCGACCTCCTGGCGGGCAGCAAGGTCATCGCGGCCACCGACCTGGCCTACTACTCCGGCGACGACCCGCTGAACCTGCCGTGGCTGTCGGTGGGCGCGGTCGGGTTCGTCAGCGTCGTCTCGCACATCGCGGCCGACCGCCTGCGCGCGATGCTCGACGCGTTCGAGTCCGGCGACGTGGTCCGCGCCCGTCAGATCCACCAGGAACTGCTGCCGCTGCTGCGGCCGTTCACCCGCATGCCCGGCGTCACCTACGCCAAGACCGCTCTGCGTCTGAAGGGCCTGGACGTGGGTAACCCACGTCTGCCCCTGGTACCCGCATCCACCGAGGACATCGAGGCCGTCTCCGCTGTCACGGCCGAACTGGGAGTCAACGCGTGA
- a CDS encoding ribonuclease J — protein sequence MINPTSPPPALPDGGLRVVALGGIGEVGRNMTVFEHAGRLLIVDCGVLFPEDDQPGVDLILPDFRAIEDRLEDIDALVLTHGHEDHIGAVPFLLKLRPDLPVVGSRFTLALLAAKCREHRQTPQLVEITDGERRTFGPFELEFFAVNHSIPDAVAVAIRTAAGLVLHTGDIKLDQLPLDGRLTDLAGFSRLGDEGVDLFLVDSTNAEVPGFVAPEREIGPVLENVIRKARQRVIVACFASHVHRVQQVLDVAVQYNRRVAFVGRSMVRNMGIAAELGYLNVPDGLFVDLHEAMDMPEDQVLFVSTGSQGEPLSALSRMARGEHRQISIKAGDTIVLASSLIPGNENAVFNVVNGLSRLGATVVHQGNAKVHVSGHSPAGELLFLYNAVRPSNVMPVHGEWRHLRANAALAVATGVSPDSVVIAEDGVVVDLVDGSAAISGRVEVGHVYVDGLSVGDVGESTLSDRLVLGEGGFIAITVAVDSNTGRAVAPPTVSGRGFSDDPKALDQAISLVEMELSRTEAEGITDSHRIAQAVRRVVGRWVAETYRRRPMIVPTIIPV from the coding sequence GTGATCAACCCGACGTCACCCCCGCCCGCCCTGCCCGACGGAGGTCTGCGCGTCGTCGCACTGGGCGGCATCGGCGAGGTCGGCCGCAACATGACCGTGTTCGAGCACGCCGGCCGACTGCTCATCGTGGACTGCGGCGTCCTGTTCCCCGAGGACGACCAGCCCGGCGTGGACCTGATCCTGCCGGACTTCCGCGCCATCGAGGACCGCCTGGAGGACATCGACGCCCTGGTCCTGACCCACGGTCACGAGGACCACATCGGCGCGGTGCCGTTCCTGCTCAAGCTGCGCCCGGACCTGCCGGTCGTGGGTTCGCGGTTCACCCTGGCCCTGCTGGCGGCCAAGTGCCGCGAGCACCGGCAGACGCCGCAGCTGGTGGAGATCACCGACGGCGAGCGCCGCACGTTCGGGCCGTTCGAGCTGGAGTTCTTCGCGGTCAACCACTCCATCCCGGACGCGGTCGCGGTCGCCATCCGCACGGCGGCGGGCCTGGTCCTGCACACCGGCGACATCAAGCTGGACCAGCTGCCGCTGGACGGCCGGCTGACCGACCTGGCCGGCTTCTCGCGGCTGGGCGACGAGGGCGTGGACCTGTTCCTGGTCGACTCCACCAACGCCGAGGTGCCCGGTTTCGTGGCGCCGGAGCGGGAGATCGGTCCGGTGCTGGAGAACGTCATCCGCAAGGCCCGCCAGCGCGTGATCGTGGCCTGCTTCGCCTCCCACGTGCACCGCGTGCAGCAGGTCCTGGACGTGGCCGTGCAGTACAACCGGCGGGTGGCGTTCGTGGGCCGGTCGATGGTCCGCAACATGGGCATCGCGGCCGAGCTGGGCTACCTGAACGTGCCGGACGGCTTGTTCGTGGACCTGCACGAGGCCATGGACATGCCCGAGGACCAGGTGCTGTTCGTGTCCACGGGCTCCCAGGGCGAACCGCTGTCGGCCCTGTCCCGCATGGCGCGCGGCGAGCACCGCCAGATCTCGATCAAGGCGGGCGACACCATCGTGCTGGCGTCGTCGCTGATCCCCGGCAACGAGAACGCCGTGTTCAACGTGGTGAACGGCCTGTCCCGGCTGGGTGCGACCGTCGTGCACCAGGGCAACGCGAAGGTGCACGTGTCCGGCCACTCGCCCGCGGGTGAGCTGCTGTTCCTGTACAACGCGGTCCGGCCGTCCAACGTCATGCCGGTGCACGGCGAGTGGCGCCACCTGCGCGCCAACGCGGCCCTGGCCGTGGCGACGGGCGTCTCCCCGGACAGCGTGGTGATCGCCGAGGACGGCGTGGTCGTGGACTTGGTGGACGGCAGCGCCGCCATCAGCGGTCGCGTCGAGGTCGGGCACGTCTACGTGGACGGCCTGTCCGTGGGCGACGTAGGCGAGTCCACCCTGTCGGACCGCTTGGTGCTGGGCGAGGGCGGCTTCATCGCGATCACCGTGGCCGTGGACTCCAACACCGGCCGCGCGGTGGCCCCGCCGACCGTGTCCGGACGCGGGTTCTCGGACGACCCGAAGGCGCTGGACCAGGCGATCTCGTTGGTGGAGATGGAACTCTCGCGCACGGAGGCGGAGGGCATCACCGACTCCCACCGCATCGCGCAGGCCGTGCGCCGGGTCGTCGGCCGCTGGGTCGCCGAGACCTACCGCCGCCGCCCGATGATCGTGCCGACGATCATCCCGGTGTAG
- a CDS encoding EamA family transporter, with protein MNARGLLLAVLSSLTFGASGVLAKPVMGVGVTPVQVTSARICLAAVVLVGFVALLRPRALAFPRGSWGLVVGYGVFGVIGAPLLFFVSAARIPVGIAMLLEFTAPVLVALWVRFVRGVRLAAAVWAGIAVALVGLAVVGEVWSSVSLDLVGVLAGLGSAVCTAAYYLLGERAAGRHDPLGVLAAGMLVGAVVLAVVSPPWLLPMGRETEQGPVWVLLVTLALVATVVAYLAGIVSLKHLPSSAASVVGLLEPLVAAVLAWIVLGEALSAVQVVGAIVLLGGAAVVQMATSRTAPVVECLPTPG; from the coding sequence GTGAACGCGCGGGGTCTGCTCCTGGCCGTGCTGTCGTCGCTGACGTTCGGCGCGTCCGGGGTGCTGGCCAAGCCTGTGATGGGCGTCGGGGTGACGCCGGTGCAGGTCACCAGTGCGCGCATCTGCCTCGCGGCCGTGGTGCTCGTGGGTTTCGTGGCACTGCTGCGGCCTCGGGCGCTGGCGTTCCCGCGCGGGTCGTGGGGTCTGGTGGTCGGGTACGGCGTGTTCGGGGTGATCGGCGCACCGCTGCTGTTCTTCGTGTCGGCAGCGCGCATCCCGGTCGGCATCGCGATGCTGCTGGAGTTCACCGCGCCGGTCCTGGTGGCGTTGTGGGTCCGGTTCGTGCGCGGGGTGCGGCTGGCGGCGGCGGTGTGGGCCGGGATCGCGGTGGCGCTGGTCGGGCTGGCCGTGGTCGGCGAGGTGTGGTCGAGCGTCTCGCTGGACCTGGTGGGCGTGCTGGCCGGGCTGGGCTCGGCGGTGTGCACGGCGGCTTACTACCTGCTGGGTGAGCGGGCGGCCGGACGGCACGACCCGTTGGGGGTGCTGGCGGCGGGGATGCTCGTGGGCGCGGTGGTGCTGGCGGTGGTGAGCCCGCCTTGGCTGCTGCCGATGGGGCGGGAGACCGAGCAGGGGCCGGTGTGGGTGTTGTTGGTGACGCTGGCTTTGGTGGCGACCGTGGTGGCCTACCTGGCGGGGATCGTGTCCCTGAAGCACTTGCCGTCGTCGGCCGCGAGCGTCGTCGGGCTGCTGGAACCCTTGGTGGCGGCCGTGCTGGCGTGGATCGTGCTGGGCGAGGCTTTGTCGGCCGTGCAGGTGGTGGGGGCCATCGTCTTGCTGGGCGGTGCGGCGGTGGTCCAGATGGCCACCAGCCGCACCGCTCCCGTCGTCGAGTGCCTGCCTACACCGGGATGA